The Malus domestica chromosome 10, GDT2T_hap1 genome contains a region encoding:
- the LOC103445787 gene encoding protein NARROW LEAF 1, with amino-acid sequence MERSRFNMRMRCSASTLSDESALDLERNCCSHSNLPSLSPPTLQPFASAGQHSETSAAYFSWPTSSRLSDAAEERANYFTNLQKGVLPETLGQLPKGQQANTLLELMTIRAFHSKILRCYSLGTAIGFRIRRGVLTDIPAILVFVSRKVHKQWLSPIQCLPTALEGPGGVWCDVDVVEFSYFGAPEPAPKEQLYTEIVDDLRGGDPCIGSGSQVASQETYGTLGAIVRSQTGNRQVGFLTNRHVAVDLDYPNQKMFHPLPPSLGPGVYLGAVERATSFITDELWYGIFAGINPETFVRADGAFIPFADDFDMCTVITSMKGVGEIGNVKIIDLQSPISTLIGKQVMKVGRSSGLTAGTVLAYALEYNDEKGICFLTDFLVVGENQQTFDLEGDSGSLIVLKGVNGEKPRPIGIIWGGTANRGRLKLKIGQPPENWTSGVDLGRLLKLLELDIITTDEGLRVAVQEQRTASATAIGSTVGDSSPPYAMLRKETSEEKFESLGLQIQHLPLEVEPSSPPRNPSLVETEFHLEDGIKTVPSVEHQFIPSFIRGSPLHKKYQIDRTASENLSSLRNGCDEDICFSLQLGDNEAKRRRSDASTSAEERK; translated from the exons ATGGAGCGGAGTAGATTTAATATGAGGATGCGTTGTTCGGCTTCAACGCTATCAGATGAGTCGGCCTTGGATCTTGAGAGAAACTGTTGCAGTCATTCTAATTTACCTTCGTTAAGTCCACCAACGCTTCAACCCTTTGCATCAGCTGGACAGCATTCTGAGACTAGCGCTGCTTACTTCTCGTGGCCTACCTCAAGCCGATTGAGTGACGCTGCTGAAGAGAGGGCAAACTATTTCACTAATCTACAGAAAGGGGTCCTGCCTGAAACTCTTGGTCAGTTGCCAAAAGGGCAGCAAGCGAATACATTGCTTGAACTGATGACTATAAGGGCATTTCATAGCAAGATTTTGCGATGTTATAGTCTTGGAACAGCAATTGGGTTTCGTATTAGACGGGGTGTGTTAACTGACATACCAGCTATTCTTGTCTTTGTTTCAAGAAAAGTTCACAAGCAATGGCTCAGTCCAATACAGTGTTTACCCACTGCCCTAGAG GGACCTGGAGGTGTATGGTGTGATGTGGACGTTGTGGAATTCTCATATTTTGGTGCACCCGAGCCAGCTCCCAAAGAACAATTGTACACAGAAATTGTAGATGATTTGCGTGGAGGTGATCCATGCATTGGCTCAGGTTCTCAG GTGGCAAGCCAGGAAACTTATGGAACATTGGGTGCGATAGTAAGGAGCCAAACAGGCAATCGGCAAGTTGGTTTTCTCACAAATCGGCATGTTGCAGTTGACTTAGATTACCCAAATCAAAAGATGTTTCATCCCCTGCCTCCTTCGCTTGGACCTGGGGTATATCTCGGTGCAGTGGAGAGAGCTACCTCATTTATCACAGATGAGCTTTGGTATGGCATCTTTGCCGGAATTAACCCAG AGACGTTTGTGAGAGCAGATGGGGCATTCATTCCTTTTGCTGATGATTTTGACATGTGTACTGTTATTACATCCATGAAAGGAGTCGGAGAGATTGGCAACGTTAAGATTATTGACTTGCAGTCTCCGATCAGTACCCTTATTGGAAAGCAGGTGATGAAGGTTGGACGAAGTTCTGGTTTGACTGCTGGAACTGTGTTGGCCTATGCTCTCGAGTACAATGACGAGAAAGGCATATGCTTCTTAACTGATTTTCTTGTTGTTGGTGAGAACCAACAAACATTTGACCTTGAAGGAGACAGCGGGAGCCTCATAGTACTTAAAGGTGTGAATGGTGAGAAGCCACGTCCAATTGGGATCATATGGGGCGGTACTGCTAACCGAGGAcgacttaaattaaaaattggtcAACCTCCTGAGAATTGGACAAGCGGGGTTGATCTCGGACGTCTTCTGAAGCTCCTTGAACTTGACATCATTACAACTGATGAAGGGCTTAGAG TGGCTGTACAAGAACAAAGGACTGCTTCAGCAACGGCAATTGGATCCACTGTCGGCGACTCTTCCCCTCCATATGCGATGCTTCGAAAGGAAACATCTGAGGAGAAGTTTGAGTCACTGGGTCTTCAAATTCAGCATCTTCCTTTAGAAGTGGAACCCAGCAGCCCACCTAGGAATCCGTCTCTAGTGGAAACAGAGTTTCATCTGGAAGATGGGATCAAGACAGTCCCCAGTGTCGAACATCAGTTTATACCAAGCTTCATCAGAGGCTCCCCACTACATAAAAAGTACCAGATCGATAGAACAGCTTCTGAGAATCTTTCGTCGCTAAGGAATGGCTGCGACGAAGATATTTGTTTTTCACTGCAGTTGGGCGACAATGAGGCCAAGAGAAGGCGTTCAGATGCTTCAACCAGTGCTGAAGAACGAAAATGA